One part of the Tenacibaculum sp. 190130A14a genome encodes these proteins:
- a CDS encoding DUF4294 domain-containing protein, with amino-acid sequence MKRIVLLLIILMPLILQAQIKDSLPSFEDEYYLVKRGDSLMIELPEVAVLPKHKFKNKTDIHYYYWFRKKVYKAYPYATLASKRIDSLKLRLSRIPSKSKRRKYTKRIQKYLEEELTDQLKKMTRTEGRVLIKLIHRQTGKTAFDNIKEFRSGWKAFWYNATANLFKLSLKTEYNPSTVNEDYLIEDILQRGYINEELEYQEPKMSIESRGILEKKKGTVDVEEYKRMFAKIRKKKDRKKKRRKK; translated from the coding sequence ATGAAAAGAATTGTCTTACTTCTTATAATTCTAATGCCTTTGATACTGCAGGCTCAAATAAAAGACTCGCTACCTAGCTTTGAGGATGAGTATTATCTAGTAAAAAGAGGAGATTCCTTAATGATAGAGTTACCAGAGGTTGCTGTTTTGCCAAAACATAAATTTAAAAATAAAACGGATATACATTATTACTATTGGTTTAGGAAGAAAGTATATAAGGCTTATCCTTATGCAACATTAGCCTCTAAGAGAATTGATAGCCTTAAATTAAGATTATCAAGAATTCCTTCAAAAAGTAAAAGACGAAAGTATACCAAAAGAATCCAAAAGTACTTAGAAGAGGAATTGACAGATCAATTGAAAAAGATGACACGAACAGAGGGAAGAGTGTTGATTAAGTTAATTCATCGTCAAACTGGAAAAACAGCTTTTGATAATATTAAAGAATTTAGAAGTGGATGGAAAGCTTTTTGGTATAATGCAACGGCGAATTTATTTAAGCTATCATTAAAAACAGAATATAATCCTTCAACAGTAAATGAAGATTATTTGATAGAAGATATTTTGCAGAGAGGATATATAAATGAAGAATTAGAATATCAAGAACCAAAAATGTCTATTGAATCAAGGGGTATTTTAGAAAAGAAAAAAGGAACTGTTGATGTAGAAGAGTACAAAAGAATGTTTGCTAAGATTAGAAAGAAGAAGGATAGGAAGAAAAAACGTAGAAAGAAGTAA
- a CDS encoding aminotransferase class I/II-fold pyridoxal phosphate-dependent enzyme yields the protein MVKDLFERIKGDKGPLGKWADKAEGYYVFPKLEGPISNRMQFNGKSVVTWSINDYLGLANHPEVLKVDGESAATDGMAYPMGARMMSGHTKYHEQLERECAEFVGKEASYLVNFGYQGMVSAIDALVSKDDIIVYDMDTHACIIDGVRLHAGKRFVYRHNDIESCEKNLKRATKMAEKTGGGILLVSEGVFGMRGEQGRLAEIVALKEKYNFRLLVDDAHGFGTLGEGGRGTGFEQGVQDGIDVYFATFAKSMAGIGAFFAGDADVVQYLQYNMRSQMFAKSLPMPMVKGALKRLDLIRTQPELKDKLWEVTNALQSGLRDAGFDLGTTQTCITPVYLKGEIPEAMAMVQDLRENHGVFCSIVVYPVIPKGLIILRLIPTARHNMEDVKETIEAFTAIREKLENGTYKKLAEAIMAE from the coding sequence ATGGTTAAAGATTTATTTGAGAGAATTAAAGGAGATAAGGGACCGTTAGGTAAATGGGCAGATAAAGCAGAGGGATATTATGTGTTTCCTAAGTTAGAAGGGCCTATATCTAACCGAATGCAGTTCAATGGTAAGTCAGTAGTTACTTGGAGTATAAATGATTACCTAGGTTTAGCAAATCATCCAGAAGTTTTAAAGGTTGATGGAGAGTCAGCAGCTACAGATGGTATGGCTTACCCAATGGGAGCAAGAATGATGTCAGGTCATACAAAATATCATGAGCAATTAGAGAGAGAATGTGCTGAATTTGTTGGGAAAGAAGCTTCTTATTTGGTAAACTTTGGATATCAGGGAATGGTGTCAGCAATTGATGCTTTAGTGTCAAAAGATGATATTATTGTATATGATATGGATACTCATGCTTGTATTATTGATGGAGTTCGATTACATGCGGGAAAGAGATTTGTATACCGTCACAATGATATAGAAAGTTGTGAGAAAAACTTAAAAAGAGCCACTAAAATGGCTGAAAAAACTGGAGGAGGTATTTTATTAGTTTCTGAAGGTGTTTTCGGAATGAGAGGAGAACAAGGACGTTTAGCTGAAATAGTAGCGTTAAAAGAAAAATATAACTTCAGGTTATTAGTAGATGATGCTCATGGTTTTGGAACTCTAGGAGAAGGAGGAAGAGGAACAGGTTTTGAACAAGGAGTTCAGGATGGAATCGATGTGTATTTTGCAACTTTTGCAAAATCTATGGCAGGTATCGGTGCGTTTTTTGCCGGTGATGCAGATGTAGTTCAATACTTACAATATAATATGCGATCTCAAATGTTTGCAAAATCACTTCCTATGCCAATGGTTAAAGGGGCATTAAAACGTTTAGATTTAATTCGTACACAACCTGAATTAAAAGATAAGCTATGGGAAGTTACAAATGCCTTGCAATCAGGTTTAAGAGATGCTGGTTTTGATCTAGGAACAACACAAACGTGTATCACTCCAGTATATTTAAAAGGAGAAATCCCTGAGGCTATGGCAATGGTACAGGATTTACGTGAAAATCATGGAGTGTTTTGCTCTATCGTAGTATATCCAGTTATACCAAAAGGATTGATAATTTTAAGATTAATTCCAACAGCAAGGCATAATATGGAGGATGTAAAAGAAACAATAGAAGCCTTTACAGCAATAAGAGAAAAGCTGGAAAATGGAACATACAAAAAACTAGCCGAAGCAATTATGGCAGAGTAA
- a CDS encoding trimeric intracellular cation channel family protein, whose amino-acid sequence MSVIYAIDIAGTFAFAISGALVALKKDFDVFGVIIIAFVTAVGGGMLRDVLINAHPINWIGDINYIWTILTAVLATFLFRSKIAPLRKTMFLFDTIGISVFTLLGLQKGLSFNLHPFIALIMGMVSAVFGGVIRDVLTRKVPLIFKKEIYASACLSGGVVYLLLGKLNINVDIQFIISASIIILIRTIAVRYQLELPRIKKDIFKK is encoded by the coding sequence ATGAGTGTTATTTATGCTATTGATATTGCAGGAACCTTTGCTTTTGCGATTAGTGGAGCTTTGGTAGCATTGAAAAAAGACTTTGATGTTTTTGGAGTAATCATTATAGCTTTTGTAACTGCAGTAGGAGGTGGGATGCTAAGAGATGTTTTGATTAATGCTCACCCCATTAATTGGATTGGAGATATTAACTATATCTGGACTATATTAACAGCAGTATTAGCAACTTTTTTATTTAGGAGTAAAATAGCCCCATTACGTAAAACAATGTTTTTATTTGATACCATAGGAATAAGTGTTTTTACCTTATTAGGATTGCAAAAAGGATTGAGTTTCAACCTTCATCCATTTATAGCATTAATAATGGGGATGGTTTCGGCTGTTTTTGGTGGTGTTATCAGAGATGTTTTAACAAGAAAAGTTCCTTTAATATTTAAAAAAGAAATTTATGCTTCGGCCTGTTTATCTGGTGGAGTAGTATACCTTTTACTAGGTAAATTAAATATTAATGTAGATATTCAATTTATAATATCGGCATCTATTATTATTTTGATAAGAACAATTGCAGTTAGATATCAATTGGAATTACCAAGAATTAAAAAAGATATATTTAAAAAATAA
- a CDS encoding DEAD/DEAH box helicase → MTTFKTLGIKKEYIKGLKELGIVTPTEIQREVIPYLLQTNSDFIGLAQTGTGKTAAYGLPVLDKINPSKDNVQALILSPTRELVQQIKKQLFKYTKYVDKKIFVEAVYGGEKIDKQINNLKRTTHIIVATPGRLIDLIERGEVNLKQLKTLVLDEADEMLSMGFKEELNRILKYTSGERKTWLFSATMPNEIRSIVKKYMNASAKQVEIDKNTLVNANISHQFVQTTIGEKTDIIVQFLERRNHERGIVFTRTKAGAQKLAKELKEEGFSVEALEGDMQQKERDKVMRAFKKENLQVLVSTDVSARGIDVQDLGFVVHHQLPEKKEYYTHRSGRTARAGKKGISLILVLQNERQKIAEVERDLQIEISEIHM, encoded by the coding sequence ATGACAACATTTAAAACCTTAGGGATTAAAAAAGAATATATAAAAGGGTTAAAAGAATTAGGAATTGTTACACCAACAGAAATTCAAAGAGAAGTAATCCCATACCTATTACAAACTAATAGTGATTTTATTGGTTTGGCTCAAACAGGAACTGGTAAAACAGCAGCATATGGATTACCTGTTTTAGATAAGATAAATCCATCAAAAGACAATGTTCAAGCCTTAATATTGTCTCCTACTAGAGAATTGGTACAGCAAATAAAAAAACAGTTATTCAAGTATACCAAATATGTAGATAAAAAAATATTTGTAGAAGCTGTTTATGGTGGAGAAAAAATAGACAAACAAATAAATAATCTTAAAAGAACTACACATATAATTGTTGCCACTCCAGGTAGATTAATTGATTTAATTGAAAGAGGCGAGGTAAACCTTAAGCAGCTTAAAACATTGGTTTTGGATGAAGCAGATGAAATGTTAAGTATGGGTTTTAAAGAAGAGTTAAATCGTATCTTAAAATATACTTCTGGCGAAAGAAAAACTTGGTTATTTTCAGCTACGATGCCTAATGAAATTAGAAGTATTGTTAAGAAATATATGAACGCTTCTGCTAAACAAGTTGAGATTGATAAAAATACTCTGGTCAATGCTAATATTTCACATCAATTTGTTCAAACAACCATAGGAGAAAAAACAGACATCATTGTTCAATTTTTAGAGAGAAGGAATCATGAAAGAGGAATTGTATTTACAAGAACGAAGGCAGGAGCTCAAAAGTTAGCAAAAGAATTAAAAGAAGAAGGATTTTCAGTAGAAGCATTAGAAGGAGATATGCAGCAAAAGGAGAGAGATAAAGTGATGAGAGCTTTTAAAAAAGAAAACTTACAAGTATTGGTATCTACAGATGTGTCTGCTAGAGGGATTGATGTACAAGATTTAGGATTTGTTGTACATCATCAATTACCTGAAAAGAAGGAGTATTATACACACCGAAGTGGTCGAACAGCTCGAGCTGGAAAAAAGGGAATATCTTTAATATTGGTATTGCAAAATGAAAGACAAAAGATTGCTGAAGTAGAAAGAGATTTACAAATTGAAATTTCAGAAATACATATGTAA
- a CDS encoding thioesterase family protein yields MNIFEKKHRVILEEIDEYNHVNNVVYVQWIQDVADAHWKQLIADVPKPDYVWFVVRHEIDYKGQAKLEDEVTITTWIGKTEGVKSVRHVEIKRDKQVLVKSETTFCLLDAKTQKPRRITKEVTNLLLPKNKQ; encoded by the coding sequence ATGAATATTTTTGAAAAGAAGCATCGAGTAATTTTAGAGGAGATAGATGAGTACAATCATGTGAATAATGTAGTTTATGTACAATGGATTCAAGATGTAGCAGATGCTCATTGGAAACAATTAATAGCAGATGTACCAAAACCAGATTATGTTTGGTTTGTTGTACGTCATGAGATAGATTATAAGGGACAAGCTAAATTAGAAGATGAAGTAACAATTACCACTTGGATTGGTAAGACAGAAGGAGTAAAGTCGGTTAGACATGTTGAAATAAAAAGAGATAAACAAGTTTTGGTTAAATCGGAAACTACTTTTTGTTTGTTAGATGCTAAAACCCAAAAACCTAGAAGAATCACAAAAGAGGTAACGAATTTATTATTACCCAAGAATAAGCAATAA
- a CDS encoding MATE family efflux transporter, translated as MTNKFGTEKISKLLLKQAIPASIGILVMSMNMIVDTIFVGKWIGVLAIAAITVVLPIAFFISSVGMGIGIGGSSIISRAFGRNEIKKAFEVFGNQISLTVILAFLFILVGEYFCAPLLRLFGANGQILDPATEYFHVIIWGVPFLAFAMMGNPVIRAVGKPNYAMFTLILPAIANIILDIIFIKFMDLGMFGAGLATSISYAVSGLFVLWFFLSKNTELKILPEYFNLNWSIVKEIISLGGITVIRQGTISILIIILNYTLFKYGGEISIAVYGIINRVMMFALFPVLGVTQGFLPIAGYNYGAQDAIRVKQTIKTSILFGTGIATFIFILIMLFPSELVSIFTNDQELLSLTPNALIIAFLATPVITTQLIGSAYFQAAGKALPALLLTLLKQGFLLIPLVYIMPKFFGVNGVWMSFPIADILATLVTYVYLKKEIAKNLT; from the coding sequence TTGACAAACAAATTTGGAACCGAAAAAATAAGTAAACTATTACTCAAACAAGCAATTCCAGCTTCTATTGGTATTCTTGTTATGTCTATGAACATGATTGTAGATACTATTTTTGTTGGTAAATGGATTGGTGTTTTAGCTATTGCAGCAATTACAGTAGTTTTACCTATTGCTTTTTTCATTTCTTCTGTAGGAATGGGAATTGGTATTGGAGGAAGTTCTATTATCTCCAGAGCATTTGGTCGAAATGAAATTAAAAAAGCTTTTGAAGTTTTTGGGAATCAAATAAGTCTTACTGTTATACTGGCTTTCCTTTTTATTCTTGTTGGAGAATACTTTTGTGCTCCTTTACTACGATTATTTGGAGCAAATGGACAAATTTTAGATCCCGCTACCGAGTATTTTCATGTAATTATTTGGGGAGTTCCATTTTTAGCTTTCGCTATGATGGGTAATCCTGTTATTAGAGCTGTTGGGAAACCCAATTATGCTATGTTTACTTTGATTTTACCAGCGATTGCTAATATTATTCTCGATATTATCTTTATTAAGTTTATGGACTTGGGAATGTTTGGTGCAGGATTAGCAACTTCCATTTCTTATGCGGTAAGTGGATTATTTGTATTGTGGTTTTTCCTATCAAAAAACACTGAGTTAAAAATTCTTCCAGAATATTTTAATTTGAATTGGTCTATTGTAAAAGAAATCATTTCTTTAGGAGGAATCACCGTAATACGTCAAGGAACTATTAGCATACTAATTATAATACTCAATTATACATTATTTAAATATGGAGGAGAAATTTCGATTGCAGTGTATGGTATTATTAATAGGGTAATGATGTTTGCTTTATTTCCAGTATTAGGTGTAACACAAGGTTTTCTTCCTATTGCTGGTTATAATTATGGTGCTCAAGATGCCATTAGAGTAAAACAAACAATTAAAACTTCAATTCTATTTGGAACTGGTATCGCTACTTTTATTTTTATTTTAATAATGCTTTTCCCTTCTGAATTAGTAAGCATTTTTACAAATGATCAAGAACTATTGAGTTTAACACCCAACGCTTTAATAATTGCCTTTTTGGCAACTCCAGTAATCACAACACAATTAATTGGCTCTGCTTATTTTCAAGCAGCAGGAAAGGCTTTACCCGCCTTATTATTAACCTTACTAAAACAAGGCTTTTTACTGATTCCATTGGTTTATATTATGCCAAAGTTTTTTGGTGTAAATGGTGTATGGATGTCTTTTCCCATTGCAGATATCTTGGCAACCCTTGTTACTTATGTCTATCTAAAAAAGGAAATTGCAAAAAACCTCACTTAA
- a CDS encoding DUF2341 domain-containing protein produces MVTTTFNASADLCDCDRRRPITITSTTTETDYQIMLDVNFVTGMSSDFSDIRFTDSDGSTEISFWIEEFTVSDDATIWIKVPSIPNGTKTIYMYYDGCTSSNTSNAANTFIFYDDMNSTTGWNTYGSGAVSATTTLGSSTLSKTTNCDPNGGWKSIGQTITNFRLITREVRTTAGNNNGCGLNRYGIENSGFNGYNINRDARGGNRVFGLEARTNGSGNNANRPNRNQPIDTWFRTELTRCCSSNTVTAQLYDDNRNAIGGLVSSTMPNNRNYCNFDRVTVRGGHNYHIDFMAVAKSSCGTIGATIGAEDGSADLKLTKTVNNALPKVGDNITYTIRVHNAGPLCGTGVLVEDIIPSGLTFVSYSSTSGTTYSTGTNTWDLTSISILPTEFAELQITVTIDSAGQIINTAKITQSDKDDPDSDPTN; encoded by the coding sequence ATGGTTACTACTACTTTTAATGCCAGTGCAGATCTATGTGATTGCGATAGAAGAAGACCTATTACGATTACTTCAACTACAACAGAAACAGATTATCAAATAATGTTAGATGTAAATTTTGTTACTGGAATGAGTTCTGATTTCTCTGATATTCGTTTTACAGATTCTGATGGATCAACTGAAATATCTTTTTGGATTGAAGAATTTACAGTAAGTGATGATGCAACTATTTGGATTAAAGTTCCATCTATACCAAATGGAACTAAAACTATATATATGTATTATGATGGTTGTACATCGTCTAATACTAGTAACGCGGCAAATACATTCATTTTTTACGATGATATGAATTCCACAACAGGTTGGAATACTTACGGATCAGGAGCTGTAAGTGCTACCACAACCTTAGGAAGCTCTACACTATCAAAAACAACCAATTGTGACCCTAATGGAGGATGGAAATCTATTGGACAAACCATTACGAATTTTAGATTAATAACAAGAGAAGTAAGAACTACCGCAGGAAACAATAATGGCTGTGGATTGAATAGGTATGGTATTGAAAATTCAGGATTTAATGGTTATAACATAAACAGAGATGCTAGAGGGGGAAATCGTGTTTTTGGTCTTGAAGCCAGAACAAATGGCAGTGGAAACAATGCAAACAGACCTAATAGAAATCAACCTATTGATACCTGGTTTAGAACTGAATTAACACGATGTTGTTCTTCGAATACTGTGACAGCTCAACTTTATGATGATAATAGAAATGCTATTGGTGGTTTGGTTTCTTCAACTATGCCTAACAATCGTAACTATTGTAATTTTGATAGGGTTACTGTTAGAGGAGGACATAATTATCATATTGATTTTATGGCAGTAGCTAAAAGTTCATGTGGAACTATCGGAGCAACTATAGGTGCAGAAGATGGTAGCGCCGACTTAAAACTAACTAAAACTGTTAACAATGCCCTTCCTAAAGTAGGAGATAATATTACCTATACCATAAGGGTTCATAATGCAGGACCTCTTTGTGGCACAGGTGTTCTTGTAGAAGATATTATACCTAGTGGATTAACTTTTGTAAGTTATAGTAGTACTTCTGGCACAACGTATAGCACAGGAACTAATACTTGGGACTTAACCTCTATCTCCATACTTCCAACCGAATTTGCCGAGTTACAAATTACTGTAACTATAGATTCAGCTGGACAAATTATAAACACGGCGAAAATTACTCAGAGTGATAAAGATGACCCTGATTCAGACCCGACAAATTAA